The following proteins are co-located in the Gorilla gorilla gorilla isolate KB3781 chromosome 18, NHGRI_mGorGor1-v2.1_pri, whole genome shotgun sequence genome:
- the LOC115931102 gene encoding titin-like isoform X4, with the protein MVKLSIVLTPQFLSHDQGQLTKELQQHVKSVTCPCEYLRKVINTLADHHHRGTDFGGSPWLDIIIEFPRSYKVVIILWTVYLWLSFLKTIFQSENGHDGSTDVQQRAWRSNRRRQEGNKIGRKDVITLWRHVKTKVRAKIRKMKVTTKINHHDKINGKRKTTKKQKMFQRAQELRRRAEDYHKRKIPPSARKPLCNWVRMAAAEHRHSSGLPHWPYLTAETLKNRMGHQPPPPTQQHSITDNSLSLKTRAECLVYPLPPSADDNLTTPPECFLTPLPPSAPPSAPPSADDNLKTPPLATQEAEAEKPPKPERQRAADVEPPPKPERRRAGDVQPSRKPERRRAADVQPSRKPERRRAADVQPSRKPERRRAADVQPSRKPERRRAADVEPAPKPERRRAAVDDKTPAEFLVYPLPPSADDNLETPLECLLTPLPPSPPSSADDKTPAEFLVYPLPPSADDDLEMPLECLLTPLPPSPPSSAPPSADDDLEMPLECLLTPLPPSLPSSAPPSADDDLEMPLECLLTPLPPSPPSSAPPSADDDLEMPLECLLTPLAPSPPSSAPPSADDETPAEFVVYPLPPSADDDLEMPLECLLTPLPPSPPSSAPPSADDDLEMPLECLLTPLPPSPPSSAPPSADDDLEMPLECLLTPLPPSPPSSAPPSADDDIEMPLECLLTPLPPSPPSSAPPSADDDIEMPLECLLTPLPPSPPSSAPPSADDETLAEFVVYLLPPSADDDLETPLECLLTPLAPSPPSSAPPSADDETPAEFVVYPLPPSADDDLEMPLECLLTPLPPSPPSSAPPSADDDLEMPLECLLTPLPPSPPSSAPPSADDDLEMPLECLLTPLAPSPPSSAPPSADDETPAEFVVYPLPPSADDDLEMPLECLLTPLPPSPPSSAPPSADDDLEMPLECLLTPLPPSPPSSAPPSADDDLEMPLECLLTPLPPSPPSSAPPSADDDIEMPLECLLTPLPPSPPSSAPPSADDDIEMPLECLLTPLPPSPPSSAPPSADDETLAEFVVYLLPPSADDDLETPLECLLTPLAPSPPSSAPPSADDETPAEFVVYPLPPSADDDLEMPLECLLTPLPPSPPSSAPPSADDDLEMPLECLLTPLPPSPPSSAPPSADDDLEMPLECLLTPLPPSPPSSAPPSADDDLEMPLECLLTPLPPSPPSSAPPSVDDDLEMPLECLLTPLPPSPPSSAPPSADDETLAEFVAYLLPPSADDDLEMPLECLLTPLPPSPPSSAPPSADDETPAEFVVYPLPPSADDNLETPLECLLTPLPPSPPSSADDKTPAEFLVYPLPPSADDDLEMPLECLLTPLPPSPPSSAPPSADDETPAEFVVYPLPPSADDDLEMPLECLLTPLPPSPPSSAPPSADDETLAEFVVYLLPPSADDDLETPLECLLTPLPPSSPSSAPPSVDDKTPDEFVVYPLPPSVDDNLETPLECLLTPLPPSPPSSADDKTPAEFLVYPLPPSADDDLETPLECLLTPLPPSAPPSVDDNLKTPPLATQEAEAEKPPKPERRRATDVEPPHKPERRRAADLESPLKPERRSGADAQPSRKPERRRAADLESPPKPERRSTADVQPSPKPERRSTADAQPSPKPERRSAADLESPPKPERRSAADAQPSPKPKRRSAADAQPSPKPERRSAADAQPSPKPERRSAADLESPPKPERRSAADAQPSPKPERRSAADLESPPKPERRSAADAQPSPKPERRSAAEAQPSPKPERRSAAEAQPSPKPERRSAAEAQPSPKPERRSAADLESPPKPERRSAAEAQPSPRPERRSAADLESPPKPERRSAADLESPPKPERRRAADAQASPKPERQSAADAQPSPKPERRSAADLESPPKPERRRAADAQASPKPERRSASDAQPSPKPERRRAADLESPPKPERWSAADAQPSPKPERQSAADAQPSLKPERRSAADAQPSPKPEMRSAAEAQPSPKPERRSAAEAQPSPKPERRSAAEAQPSPKPERRSAADLESPPKPERRSAAEAQPSPKPERRSAADLESPLKPERRSTADLESPSKPERRRAADAQASPKPERRRAADAQPSPKPERQRAADLESPPKPERRSAADAQPSPKPERRRTADLESPLKPERRRAADLESPPKPERRSAADAQPSPKPERQSAADAQPSPKPERRSAADAQPSPKPERRKAADLESPPKPERWRAADRERPRKPPRKPKRWRAADRERPRKPPRKPKRRSAAEAQPSPKPERRSATDAESPRKPKRRRAADVEPPHKPKRRRAADVGRPRKPPRKPKRRSAAKAQPPPKPERRSAADPQPPPKPERRSAADAQRSPKPERPSAAEAQPSPKPERRSAADLESPPKPERWSAADAQPSPKPERRSAADLQPSPKPERRSAADAQPSPKPERRSAADAQPSPKPERRSAAEAQPSPKPERRSAADAQPSPKPERRSAADLQPSPKPERRSAADAQPSPKPERRSAADAQPSPKPERRSAAELESPPKPERRSAADAQPSPKPERRSAAEAQPSPKPERRSAADAQPSPKPERRSAAELESPPKPERRSAAEAQPSPKPERRSAAEAQPSPKPERRSAADLESPPKPETRSAADLESPPKPETRSTADAQPSSKPERRSAADLESPPKPERQSAADAQPSPKSERRSAADAQPSPKPERRSAADAEPPRKPKRRRAADIEPSSPEPKRRRVGDVELPRKPKRPRAADVEPSLPEPKRRRVGDVELPRKRKRPQAADVEPSLPEPKRRRVGDVQPSSPGRKRRRLN; encoded by the coding sequence GTCAGAATGGCGGCAGCGGAGCATCGTCATTCTTCAGGATTGCCCCACTGGCCCTACCTCAcagctgaaactttaaaaaacaggatGGGCCACCAGCCACCTCCTCCAACTCAACAACATTCTATAACTGATAACTCCCTGAGCCTCAAGACACGTGCCGAGtgtctggtctatccccttccaccctcagcggatgataatctcacgACGCCTCCCGAGTgtttcctcactcctcttccaccctcagctccaccctcagctccaccctcagcggatgataatctcaagacacctcccttagctactcaggaggctgaggcagaaaaaccacccaaacccgagagacagagggccgctgacgtggaaccaccaccgaaacccgagaggcggagggccggtgacgtgcaaccatcacggaaacccgagaggcggagggccgctgacgtgcaaccatcacggaaacccgagaggcggagggccgctgacgtgcaaccatcacggaaacccgagaggcggagggccgctgacgtgcaaccatcacggaaacccgagaggcggagggccgctgacgtcgAACCagcaccgaaacccgagaggcggagggccgcagtggatgataagacacctgccgagtttctggtctatcctcttccaccctcagcggatgataatctcgaaacgcctctcgagtgtctcctcactcctcttccaccctcacctccatcctcagcggatgataagacacctgccgagtttctggtctatccccttccaccctcagcggatgatgatctcgaaatgcctctcgagtgtctcctcactcctcttccaccctcacctccatcctcagctccaccctcagcggatgatgatctcgaaatgcctctcgagtgtctcctcactcctcttccaccctcacttccatcctcagctccaccctcagcggatgatgatctcgaaatgcctctcgagtgtctcctcactcctcttccaccctcacctccatcctcagctccaccctcagcggatgatgatctcgaaatgcctctcgagtgtctcctcactcctcttgcaccctcacctccatcctcagctccaccctcagcggatgatgagacacctgccgagtttgtggtctatccccttccaccctcagcggatgatgatctcgaaatgcctctcgagtgtctcctcactcctcttccaccctcacctccatcctcagctccaccctcagcggatgatgatctcgaaatgcctctcgagtgtctcctcactcctcttccaccctcacctccatcctcagctccaccctcagcggatgatgatctcgaaatgcctctcgagtgtctcctcactcctcttccaccctcacctccatcctcagctccaccctcagcggatgatgatatcgaaatgcctctcgagtgtctcctcactcctcttccaccctcacctccatcctcagctccaccctcagcggatgatgatatcgaaatgcctctcgagtgtctcctcactcctcttccaccctcacctccatcctcagctccaccctcagcggatgatgagaCACTTGCCGAGTTTGTGGTATAtctccttccaccctcagcggatgatgatctcgaaacgcctctcgagtgtctcctcactcctcttgcaccctcacctccatcctcagctccaccctcagcggatgatgagacacctgccgagtttgtggtctatccccttccaccctcagcggatgatgatctcgaaatgcctctcgagtgtctcctcactcctcttccaccctcacctccatcctcagctccaccctcagcggatgatgatctcgaaatgcctctcgagtgtctcctcactcctcttccaccctcacctccatcctcagctccaccctcagcggatgatgatctcgaaatgcctctcgagtgtctcctcactcctcttgcaccctcacctccatcctcagctccaccctcagcggatgatgagacacctgccgagtttgtggtctatccccttccaccctcagcggatgatgatctcgaaatgcctctcgagtgtctcctcactcctcttccaccctcacctccatcctcagctccaccctcagcggatgatgatctcgaaatgcctctcgagtgtctcctcactcctcttccaccctcacctccatcctcagctccaccctcagcggatgatgatctcgaaatgcctctcgagtgtctcctcactcctcttccaccctcacctccatcctcagctccaccctcagcggatgatgatatcgaaatgcctctcgagtgtctcctcactcctcttccaccctcacctccatcctcagctccaccctcagcggatgatgatatcgaaatgcctctcgagtgtctcctcactcctcttccaccctcacctccatcctcagctccaccctcagcggatgatgagaCACTTGCCGAGTTTGTGGTATAtctccttccaccctcagcggatgatgatctcgaaacgcctctcgagtgtctcctcactcctcttgcaccctcacctccatcctcagctccaccctcagcggatgatgagacacctgccgagtttgtggtctatccccttccaccctcagcggatgatgatctcgaaatgcctctcgagtgtctcctcactcctcttccaccctcacctccatcctcagctccaccctcagcggatgatgatctcgaaatgcctctcgagtgtctcctcactcctcttccaccctcacctccatcctcagctccaccctcagcggatgatgatctcgaaatgcctctcgagtgtctcctcactcctcttccaccctcacctccatcctcagctccaccctcagcggatgatgatctcgaaatgcctctcgagtgtctcctcactcctcttccaccctcacctccatcctcagctccaccctcagtggatgatgatctcgaaatgcctctcgagtgtctcctcactcctcttccaccctcacctccatcctcagctccaccctcagcggatgatgagaCACTTGCCGAGTTTGTGGCATAtctccttccaccctcagcggatgatgatctcgaaatgcctctcgagtgtctcctcactcctcttccaccctcacctccatcctcagctccaccctcagcggatgatgagacacctgccgagtttgtggtctatccccttccaccctcagcagatgataatctcgaaacgcctctcgagtgtctcctcactcctcttccaccctcacctccatcctcagcagatgataagacacctgccgagtttctggtctatccccttccaccctcagcggatgatgatctcgaaatgcctctcgagtgtctcctcactcctcttccaccctcacctccatcctcagctccaccctcagcggatgatgagacacctgccgagtttgtggtctatccccttccaccctcagcggatgatgatctcgaaatgcctctcgagtgtctcctcactcctcttccaccctcacctccatcctcagctccaccctcagcggatgatgagaCACTTGCCGAGTTTGTGGTCTAtctccttccaccctcagcggatgatgatctcgaaacgcctctcgagtgtctcctcactcctcttccaccctcatctccatcctcagctccaccctcagtgGATGATAAGACACCTGACGAGTTTGTGGTCTATCCGCTTCCACCCTCAgtggatgataatctcgaaacacctctcgagtgtctcctcactcctcttccaccctcacctccatcctcagcggatgataagacacctgccgagtttctggtctatccccttccaccctcagcggatgatgatctcgaaacgcctctcgagtgtctcctcactcctcttccaccctcagctccaccctcagtggatgataatctcaagacacctcccttagctactcaggaggctgaggcagaaaaaccaccgaaacccgagaggcggagggccactgacgtggaaccaccacacaaacccgagaggcggagggctgCTGACCTGGAATCGCcactgaaacccgagaggcggagcggcgctgacgcgcagccatcacggaaacccgagaggcggagggccgctgacctggaatcaccaccgaaacccgagaggcggagcaccgctgacgtgcaaccatcaccgaaacccgagaggcggagcaccgctgacgcgcagccatcaccgaaacccgagaggcggagcgccgctgacctggaatcaccaccgaaacccgagaggcggagcgccgctgacgcgcagccgtcgccgaaacccaagaggcggagcgccgctgacgcgcagccgtcgccgaaacccgagaggcggagcgccgctgacgcgcagccgtcgccgaaacctgagaggcggagcgctGCTGACCTGGAATcgccaccgaaacccgagaggcggagcgccgctgacgcgcagccatcaccgaaacctgagaggcggagcgctgctgacctggaatcaccaccgaaacccgagaggcggagcgccgctgacgcgcagccgtcgccgaaacccgagaggcggagcgccgctgaggcgcagccgtcgccgaaacccgagaggcggagcgccgctgaggcgcagccgtcgccgaaacccgagaggcggagcgccgctgaggcgcagccatcgccgaaacctgagaggcggagcgccgctgacctggaatcaccaccgaaacccgagaggcggagcgccgctgaggcgcagccgtcgccgagacccgagaggcggagcgctgctgacctggaatcaccaccgaaacccgagaggcggagcgccgctgacctggaatcaccaccgaaacccgagaggcggagggccgctgacgcgcaagcatcaccgaaacccgagaggcagagcgccgctgacgcgcagccgtcgccgaaacccgagaggcggagcgccgctgacctggaatcaccaccgaaacccgagaggcggagggccgctgacgcgcaagcatcaccgaaacccgagaggcggagcgcctctgacgcgcagccgtcgccgaaacccgagaggcggagggccgctgacctggaatcaccaccgaaacccgagaggtggagcgccgctgacgcgcagccatcaccgaaacctgagaggcagagcgccgctgacgcgcagccatcactgaaacccgagaggcggagtgccgctgacgcgcagccgtcgccgaaacccgagatgcggagcgccgctgaggcgcagccgtcgccgaaacccgagaggcggagcgccgctgaggcgcagccgtcgccgaaacccgagaggcggagcgccgctgaggcgcagccgtcgccgaaacctgagaggcggagcgccgctgacctggaatcaccaccgaaacccgagaggcggagcgccgctgaggcgcagccgtcgccgaaacccgagaggcggagcgctgctgacctggaatcaccactgaaacccgagaggcggagcaccgctgacctggaatcaccatcgaaacccgagaggcggagggccgctgacgcgcAAGCATCACCAAAACCCGAGAGGCGTAGGGCtgctgacgcgcaaccatcaccgaaacccgagaggcagagggccgctgacctggaatcaccaccgaaacccgagaggcggagcgccgctgacgcgcaaccatcaccgaaacccgagaggcggaggaccgctgacctggaatcaccactgaaacccgagaggcggagggccgctgacctggaatcaccaccgaaacctgagaggcggagcgctgctgacgcgcaaccatcaccgaaacccgagaggcagagcgccgctgacgcgcagccatcaccgaaacccgagaggcggagtgccgctgacgcgcagccatcaccgaaacctgagaggcggaaggctgctgacctggaatcaccaccgaaacccgagaggtggagggccGCTGACAGGGAACGGCCACGCAAACCCCCACgcaaacccaagaggtggagggcCGCTGACAGGGAACGGCCACGCAAACCCCCAcgcaaacccaagaggcggagcgccgctgaggcgcagccgtcgccgaaacccgagaggcggagcgccactGACGCGGAATCTCCAcgcaaacccaagaggcggagggccgctgacgtggaaccgcCACacaaacccaagaggcggagggctgCTGACGTGGGACGGCCACGCAAACCCCCAcgcaaacccaagaggcggagcgccgctaaGGCGCAGCCgccgccgaaacccgagaggcggagcgccgctgacccgcagccgccgccgaaacccgagaggcggagtgccgctgacgcgcagcggtcgccgaaacccgagaggccgagcgccgctgaggcgcagccgtcgccgaaacccgagaggcggagcgccgctgacctggaatcaccaccgaaacccgagaggtggagcgccgctgacgcgcagccttcgccgaaacccgagaggcggagcgccgctgacctgcagccgtcgccgaaacccgagaggcggagcgccgctgacgcgcagccgtcgccgaaacccgagaggcggagcgccgctgacgcgcagccgtcgccgaaacccgagaggcggagcgccgctgaggcgcagccgtcgccgaaacccgagaggcggagcgccgctgacgcgcagccgtcgccaaaacccgagaggcggagcgctgcTGACctgcagccgtcgccgaaacccgagaggcggagcgccgctgacgcgcagccgtcgccgaaacccgagaggcggagcgccgctgacgcgcagccttcgccgaaacctgagaggcggagcgctGCTGAGCTGGagtcaccaccgaaacccgagaggcggagcgccgctgacgcgcagccgtcgccgaaacccgagaggcggagcgccgctgaggcgcagccgtcgccgaaacccgagaggcggagcgccgctgacgcgcagccttcgccgaaacctgagaggcggagcgctGCTGagctggaatcaccaccgaaacccgagaggcggagcgccgctgaggcgcagccgtcgccgaaacccgagaggcggagtgccgctgaggcgcagccgtcgccgaaacctgagaggcggagcgccgctgacctggaatcaccaccgaaacccgagacgcggagcgccgctgacctggaatcaccaccgaaacccgagacgCGGAGcaccgctgacgcgcagccatcatcgaaacctgagaggcggagcgccgctgacctggaatcaccaccgaaacccgagaggcagagcgctgctgacgcgcagccgtcgccgaaatctgagaggcggagcgccgctgacgcgcagccgtcgccgaaacccgagaggcggagcgccgctgacgcggaACCGCCTcgcaaacccaagaggcggagggcagCTGACAttgaaccatcatcacccgaacccaagaggcggagggtcggTGACGTGGAACTGCCACGCAAACCCAAGAGGCCGAGGGCTGCCGACGTGGAACCATCATtacctgaacccaagaggcggagagTCGGTGACGTGGAACTGCCACGCAAACGCAAGAGGCCGCAGGCCGCCGACGTGGAACCATCAttacccgaacccaagaggcggagggtcggtgacgtgcaaccatcatcacccggacgcaagaggcggaggttgaattAG